In Eublepharis macularius isolate TG4126 chromosome 4, MPM_Emac_v1.0, whole genome shotgun sequence, the following are encoded in one genomic region:
- the LOC129328075 gene encoding nucleoside diphosphate kinase — protein sequence MASNTERTFIAVKPDGVQRGLVGEIIKRFEQKGFRLVAMKFMHASEDLLKQHYIDLKDRPFYPGLVKYMNSGPVVAMVWEGLNVVKTGRVMLGETNPADSKPGTIRGDFCIQVGRNIIHGSDSVESAQKEINLWFKPAELVSFKSCAYDWIYE from the exons ATGGCTTCCAACACAGAACGCACCTTCATTGCCGTCAAGCCTGATGGAGTCCAGCGGGGATTAGTAGGAGAAATCATCAAGCGTTTTGAACAAAAGGGCTTCCGACTGGTGGCTATGAAATTTATGCAT GCCTCTGAAGACCTTCTGAAACAACATTACATTGACCTGAAAGATAGGCCATTCTACCCAGGTTTGGTTAAATACATGAATTCTGGACCTGTAGTGGCCATG GTTTGGGAAGGACTCAATGTTGTAAAGACTGGCAGAGTAATGTTGGGGGAGACTAACCCAGCAGATTCGAAGCCTGGCACTATCCGTGGTGACTTCTGCATTCAAGTGGGCAG GAACATCATTCACGGCAGTGATTCTGTGGAGAGTGCTCAGAAAGAAATTAACCTGTGGTTCAAGCCTGCAGAACTTGTGAGCTTCAAATCTTGTGCTTATGACTGGATTTATGAATAA